A region from the Silene latifolia isolate original U9 population chromosome 7, ASM4854445v1, whole genome shotgun sequence genome encodes:
- the LOC141591582 gene encoding kelch repeat-containing protein At3g27220-like: MRLGRQNYNPQKHTPPSIKLILTISLLAFVAAAVIADIFWTTSSTTTTALRYVAATFPTVNPTPRLGIPFAYPTSDTQVKGKSPKKYDAQGRVLSATFADLPAPKLQWEKMPTAPVPRLDGAAIQIKDIFYVFAGYGTIDYVHSHVDIYNFTDNSWVGKFDMPKKMAHSHLGMATDGRYIYIVNGQYGPQCRGPTAHTFVLDTETKQWNELPPLPVPRYAPATQLWRGRLHVMGGSGVNRYTPELDHWSLAVKDGKPLEKVWRSEVPIPRGGPHRACVVADDKLLVIGGQEGDFMAKPGSPIFKCSRRHEVVYADVYMLDGDMKWKNLPPMPKPDSHIEFAWALVNNSIVVVGGTTDKHPVTKKMILNREIFRFDLDTQKWSVIGKLPYRVKTTLVGYWNGWLYFTSGQRDKGPDDPAPRKVIGEMWRTKLSF, encoded by the exons ATGAGATTAGGTCGTCAAAATTACAATCCTCAAAAGCATACGCCACCATCAATTAAGCTAATACTCACAATTTCCTTACTCGCATTCGTCGCCGCCGCCGTCATCGCCGATATCTTCTGGACGACGTCGTCTACAACTACCACCGCTTTACGATACGTCGCCGCTACTTTTCCTACTGTTAATCCAACTCCTCGTCTCGGCATTCCTTTCGCTTATCCTACTTCCGATACTCAG GTAAAGGGTAAAAGTCCTAAAAAATATGATGCTCAAGGGAGAGTGCTTTCTGCGACATTTGCTGACTTGCCAGCACCAAAACTACAGTGGGAAAAGATGCCAACAGCTCCTGTGCCACGTTTAGATGGGGCTGCTATACAAATAAAAGATATTTTCTATGTTTTTGCTGGATATGGTACCATCGATTAT GTTCATTCTCATGTCGATATTTATAATTTTACAGACAACTCCTGGGTAGGAAAGTTTGAtatgccaaagaagatggctcATTCTCATTTAGGGATGGCAACAGATGGGAGATATATTTATATAGTCAATGGTCAATATGGTCCGCAATGCAGAGGACCAACTGCTCATACATTTGTGTTGGACACTGAAACTAAGCAGTGGAATGAGCTGCCACCGTTGCCAGTCCCCAG GTACGCACCAGCTACCCAGCTTTGGAGAGGAAGGCTCCATGTCATGGGAGGCAGTGGGGTAAATCGATATACGCCCGAACTAGACCATTGGAGCCTGGCAGTGAAAGATGGCAAACCATTGGAAAAGGTGTGGCGATCTGAAGTCCCTATTCCCCGTGGTGGACCTCACAG GGCCTGTGTTGTCGCTGATGACAAGCTATTGGTTATTGGCGGCCAGGAGGGCGACTTCATGGCCAAACCCGGGTCACCAATCTTTAAGTGCTCGCGAAGGCATGAG GTTGTATATGCGGATGTCTATATGCTGGATGGGGATATGAAGTGGAAGAACCTGCCGCCCATGCCAAAGCCTGATTCTCATATAGAGTTTGCTTGGGCTTTAGTAAATAATTCAATCGTTGTTGTTGGAGGCACGACTGACAAACATCCTGTCACCAAAAAGATGATCCTGAATAGAGAGATCTTTCGGTTTGATCTAGACACACAG AAATGGTCGGTGATCGGTAAACTTCCCTATCGGGTCAAAACAACATTAGTTGGATATTGGAATGGTTGGTTGTACTTCACATCAGGTCAGCGCGACAAAGGGCCGGATGATCCGGCTCCAAGGAAGGTTATTGGGGAAATGTGGAGAACCAAACTGAGCTTCTAG
- the LOC141591583 gene encoding uncharacterized protein LOC141591583 isoform X2 encodes MVSNSTCILKNPDGNLYQVAQIPQFFNKVSSNRIGSLKFDQSLNLSSIKWCSERVGISGSSSRVFAVSKNVSGDDEKMDNLGSDNGRGLFSEDILSLVEYVNGYIKWLLRLCYDGFFHMMKASSNQNQIPLRTPGDTSKVIIPTSGSGGGTRAGLFRTPISGGVQSATSAHGLPRPALAVRNLMEQARFAHLCTVMSRMHHRRQGYPFGSLVDFAPDSMGHPIFSFSPLAIHTRNLLADPRCTLVVQIPGWSGLSNARVTIFGDVYPLPEDQQEWAHKQYMRKHQQGPSQQWGNFYYFRMQNISDIYFIGGFGTVAWVDVKEFETLSPDKIALEGGEQYLKELNAIFSKPLRELLSTEIEVDDAALISIDSRGTDVRVRQGAQFNIQRISFEEGRVVETLEEAKAALQQLISNGRPYNVHK; translated from the exons ATGGTGTCAAATTCTACATGTATCTTAAAAAACCCTGATGGAAATCTGTACCAAGTTGCTCAAATTCCTCAATTTTTTAATAAAGTTTCGAGTAATCGAATTGGGTCATTGAAATTTGATCAAAGTTTGAATCTTTCTTCGATTAAATGGTGTTCTGAAAGAGTTGGGATTTCTGGGTCGTCGTCGAGGGTTTTTGCTGTTTCAAAGAATGTTTCTGGTGATGATGAGAAAATGGATAATCTTGGGTCTGATAATGGTCGTGGTTTATTCTCTGAAGATATTCTTTCTCTTGTTGAG TATGTGAACGGATATATCAAATGGCTGCTTCGGCTTTGTTATGATGGCTTCTTTCACATGATGAAGGCTAgttcaaatcaaaatcaaataccTTTGAGAACTCCCGGGGATACTTCAAAGGTAATTATTCCAACATCAGGATCTGGTGGAGGAACCAGGGCTGGACTGTTCAGGACACCAATCTCGGGTGGAGTTCAGAGTGCAACTTCTGCTCATGGCTTGCCAAGGCCGGCACTGGCTGTTCGTAATTTAATGGAACAG GCCCGGTTTGCCCATTTGTGCACCGTCATGTCCCGTATGCACCACCGAAGGCAAGGATATCCATTTGGCTCACTGGTGGATTTTGCCCCTGATTCTATGGGAC ATCCTATTTTCTCCTTCTCTCCATTGGCTATCCATACAAGAAATTTGTTGGCTGATCCACGCTGTACACTTGTTGTACAG ATACCTGGATGGAGTGGCCTATCGAATGCAAGAGTCACGATTTTCGGTGATGTCTACCCGCTTCCAGAAGACCAACAG GAATGGGCTCATAAGCAATACATGAGAAAACATCAACAAGGGCCTTCTCAACAGTGGGGAAACTTCTACTACTTTAGGATGCAGAATATCAG TGATATCTATTTCATCGGGGGCTTTGGAACAGTTGCCTGGGTTGACGTCAAGGAATTTGAGACCCTAAGCCCGGATAAGATTGCTCTTGAGGGAGGCGAACAATATTTAAAG GAACTCAATGCCATCTTCTCAAAGCCCCTGAGAGAGCTGTTATCCACTGAAATCGAGGTGGATGATGCTGCTCTCATTTCAATTGATAGTCGTGGAACGGATGTACGAGTCCGTCAGGGTGCAcag TTCAACATACAAAGGATATCATTTGAAGAAGGGCGTGTTGTCGAAACTCTGGAAGAAGCCAAGGCTGCCCTACAACAGCTAATAAGCAATGGTCGGCCATACAACGTGCATAAGTGA
- the LOC141591585 gene encoding GATA transcription factor 28-like, with protein sequence MDDLHGRDGQMHMAEAEEHMHVHYMHDQNHGIHHMSNGDGIEDEQDDGVTGANGAMDNELQSEHGHVSDNHAGMMIPSGDNDQLTLSFQGQVYVFDSVSPEKVQAVLLLLGAREVPTSVPSVPLTSSHTNRGVAATPPKFNVPQRLASLLRFREKRKERNFDKKIRYTVRKEVALRMQRNKGQFTSSKPGNDDSSSAVTSWESNQSWGPDGSVAPLQEVCCRHCGINEKSTPMMRRGPEGPRTLCNACGLMWANKGTLRDLSKAAMPAGQIVPLSRNEEQNGNLDANQIVGVAGNVSDSS encoded by the exons ATGGATGATTTACATGGGAGAGATGGACAAATGCATATGGCGGAGGCGGAGGAACATATGCATGTGCATTATATGCATGATCAGAATCATGGGATTCACCATATGAGCAATGGGGATGGAATAGAGGATGAACAAGATGATGGTGTTACGGGTGCGAATGGTGCCATGGATAATGAACTACAAAGTGAGCATGGGCATGTGAGTGATAACCATGCTGGGATGATGATCCCTAGtggtgataatgatcagctgacccTTTCTTTTCAGGGTCAGGTTTATGTGTTTGATTCTGTCTCACCGGAGAAG GTTCAAGCAGTACTGCTTTTGTTAGGTGCTCGTGAAGTACCTACTAGCGTTCCTAGTGTACCATTGACCTCTTCACATACTAATAGG GGGGTGGCTGCCACACCGCCAAAGTTCAATGTTCCACAAAGATTGGCTTCACTACTTAGGTTCCGCGAAAAGCGAAAAGAGCGAAATTTTGACAAAAAAATCCGATACACTGTTCGCAAAGAGGTTGCACTTAG AATGCAGCGTAACAAGGGTCAATTTACTTCTTCAAAACCTGGTAATGATGACTCCTCATCCGCAGTCACAAGTTGGGAGTCTAACCAGAGCTGGGGACCTGATGGATCTGTAGCGCCTCTACAAGAAGTTTG TTGCCGACATTGTGGCATCAATGAAAAATCCACACCGATGATGCGCCGCGGACCTGAAGGACCGAGGACACTGTGTAATGCTTGTGGACTTATGTGGGCAAACAAG GGAACTCTACGAGACCTCTCAAAAGCCGCAATGCCTGCCGGACAGATCGTTCCTTTGTCCCGGAACGAGGAG CAAAATGGAAACTTGGACGCTAACCAAATAGTTGGAGTTGCTGGAAATGTGAGTGATTCCTCGTGA
- the LOC141591584 gene encoding RNA-binding KH domain-containing protein RCF3: MDSPYSHHRHHHHRHNHHHHQPPPQPPPPSSSGELQFRLLCPSSKAGGLIGKGGCVIRHLREDTGARIRVIDDSHCDERIILISAPNPNPNPNPNPNPNPKAKPSSGNTELDRELNYGDGNFTVAQGALVKVFERIVKVDEERNEFNNNNKVSDGGGGGGGGGGGTSNSNSNGDSNGGGGEGNYSKDNVVCRMLIGSNQIGALLARGGKVLDKISLDSCAQIRVFGRDVLPACALPGDDLLQIAGNFQAVKKALLLISSFLHEHSISEPCQPDSFSHRGSHASDHHSRGFLTSSASENIAPNHRMIPEEDVMFKLLCPVEKTGNLIGKGGFVIRGIESETGASIKINESITPDSDERVVIISARESVDLKRSPAQDAVMRVHNRIAEIGFEPGTPVVARLLVPKQQIGCLMGKGGFIINEMRRFTGAGIKIFGRDQGPKFNTFKDELVQVIGNVQSVQDALFQITSRIREILFPPRQHLIQELPPPSVHPRHDQLSPGHYHSPVGLNHGYESFRQGPTHPSPLSQGIERIGGTNSEQDRYHYSGDRAPMPPYASERPPSPNSWYSQAGNNGHPGRFSDAEPGISGVTTSNSQSAQMQTATTVEIVVPNILLPHVYGENRINLSHLTHLSGANVVVHDPKPGESEGRVVLSGTPAQLHTGQCLVQAFIFCGQPF, translated from the exons ATGGATTCCCCATACTcccaccaccgtcaccaccaccaccgtcacaaccaccaccatcatCAACCACCGCcgcaaccaccaccaccatcatcatcCGGTGAACTCCAATTCAGACTCCTATGCCCATCCTCAAAAGCCGGCGGACTCATCGGAAAAGGCGGTTGCGTAATCCGCCACCTCCGCGAAGATACCGGTGCTCGCATTCGTGTTATTGACGATTCTCATTGCGACGAACGTATCATTCTTATCTCCgcccctaaccctaaccctaaccctaaccctaaccctaaccctaaccctaaagcTAAACCTAGTTCTGGAAATACTGAGTTAGATAGAGAATTGAATTACGGTGATGGGAATTTCACTGTGGCGCAAGGGGCGTTGGTGAAGGTGTTTGAGAGGATAGTGAAGGTGGATGAGGAGAGAAAtgagtttaataataataataaggtgagtgacggtggcggtggcggtggcggtggcggtggcggtacgagtaatagtaatagtaatggTGATAGTAATGGAGGAGGAGGTGAAGGGAATTATAGTAAGGATAATGTAGTTTGTAGGATGTTGATAGGGAGTAATCAAATTGGGGCATTGTTAGCAAGAGGTGGTAAGGTTTTGGATAAAATTAGTCTTGACAGTTGTGCTCAAATTCGGGTTTTTGGTAGGGATGTTCTTCCTGCTTGCGCTTTACCCGGAGATGACCTCCTTCAG ATAGCGGGCAATTTTCAAGCTGTAAAAAAAGCACTCTTGTTGATATCAAGTTTTCTTCATGAACACTCCATATCTGAACCATGCCAACCAGATTCATTTTCACACAGAGGTTCACATGCATCCGATCATCATTCCAGAGGTTTCTTGACATCTTCAGCTTCTGAAAACATTGCTCCTAACCATAGGATGATACCAGAGGAAGATGTCATGTTTAAATTGCTCTGCCCAGTGGAAAAAACTGGTAATTTGATAGGAAAAGGTGGCTTTGTTATACGGGGGATCGAAAGTGAAACTGGAGCATCCATCAAGATCAATGAATCTATTACGCCAGATTCAGATGAGCGAGTTGTTATCATATCAGCACGAGAG AGTGTAGACTTAAAGCGATCACCTGCTCAGGATGCTGTCATGCGTGTGCATAATAGAATTGCCGAAATTGGATTTGAACCAGGTACTCCAGTTGTTGCTAGGCTCCTTGTGCCTAAACAACAAATAGGTTGTTTAATGGGTAAGGGAGGCTTCATCATCAATGAAATGAGAAGATTCACTGGTGCCGGTATAAAAATTTTTGGCAGGGACCAAGGGCCCAAGTTTAATACTTTCAAGGATGAACTGGTGCAG GTCATTGGCAACGTTCAGTCAGTACAGGATGCTTTATTTCAGATTACGAGTAGGATCCGAGAGATTTTATTTCCTCCAAGGCAACACCTTATCCAAGAGCTGCCGCCCCCATCAGTTCATCCTAGACATGATCAGCTTTCCCCTGGTCATTATCACTCGCCTGTTGGATTGAATCATGGGTATGAGTCTTTTAGACAAGGGCCAACTCATCCATCTCCACTTTCACAAGGTATAGAAAGAATTGGTGGAACTAATAGCGAACAAGACCGCTATCATTACAGTGGTGATAGAGCACCTATGCCTCCTTATGCCTCTGAACGACCACCTTCTCCCAACTCTTGGTATTCCCAG GCAGGCAACAATGGACACCCTGGCAGATTTTCAGATGCTGAGCCGGGGATTTCTGGGGTAACTACAAGTAATAGCCAAAG TGCTCAGATGCAGACGGCGACAACTGTGGAAATTGTAGTTCCAAATATATTGCTACCTCATGTTTATGGCGAAAACAGAATAAACCTTAGTCATTTAACACAT TTATCTGGAGCAAATGTAGTTGTTCATGATCCAAAGCCTGGGGAGAGCGAGGGCCGAGTAGTATTATCAGGAACTCCGGCTCAGTTGCACACTGGTCAATGCCTTGTTCAAGCCTTCATTTTCTGCGGCCAGCCTTTTTGA
- the LOC141591583 gene encoding uncharacterized protein LOC141591583 isoform X1, producing the protein MVSNSTCILKNPDGNLYQVAQIPQFFNKVSSNRIGSLKFDQSLNLSSIKWCSERVGISGSSSRVFAVSKNVSGDDEKMDNLGSDNGRGLFSEDILSLVEASSNQNQIPLRTPGDTSKVIIPTSGSGGGTRAGLFRTPISGGVQSATSAHGLPRPALAVRNLMEQARFAHLCTVMSRMHHRRQGYPFGSLVDFAPDSMGHPIFSFSPLAIHTRNLLADPRCTLVVQIPGWSGLSNARVTIFGDVYPLPEDQQEWAHKQYMRKHQQGPSQQWGNFYYFRMQNISDIYFIGGFGTVAWVDVKEFETLSPDKIALEGGEQYLKELNAIFSKPLRELLSTEIEVDDAALISIDSRGTDVRVRQGAQFNIQRISFEEGRVVETLEEAKAALQQLISNGRPYNVHK; encoded by the exons ATGGTGTCAAATTCTACATGTATCTTAAAAAACCCTGATGGAAATCTGTACCAAGTTGCTCAAATTCCTCAATTTTTTAATAAAGTTTCGAGTAATCGAATTGGGTCATTGAAATTTGATCAAAGTTTGAATCTTTCTTCGATTAAATGGTGTTCTGAAAGAGTTGGGATTTCTGGGTCGTCGTCGAGGGTTTTTGCTGTTTCAAAGAATGTTTCTGGTGATGATGAGAAAATGGATAATCTTGGGTCTGATAATGGTCGTGGTTTATTCTCTGAAGATATTCTTTCTCTTGTTGAG GCTAgttcaaatcaaaatcaaataccTTTGAGAACTCCCGGGGATACTTCAAAGGTAATTATTCCAACATCAGGATCTGGTGGAGGAACCAGGGCTGGACTGTTCAGGACACCAATCTCGGGTGGAGTTCAGAGTGCAACTTCTGCTCATGGCTTGCCAAGGCCGGCACTGGCTGTTCGTAATTTAATGGAACAG GCCCGGTTTGCCCATTTGTGCACCGTCATGTCCCGTATGCACCACCGAAGGCAAGGATATCCATTTGGCTCACTGGTGGATTTTGCCCCTGATTCTATGGGAC ATCCTATTTTCTCCTTCTCTCCATTGGCTATCCATACAAGAAATTTGTTGGCTGATCCACGCTGTACACTTGTTGTACAG ATACCTGGATGGAGTGGCCTATCGAATGCAAGAGTCACGATTTTCGGTGATGTCTACCCGCTTCCAGAAGACCAACAG GAATGGGCTCATAAGCAATACATGAGAAAACATCAACAAGGGCCTTCTCAACAGTGGGGAAACTTCTACTACTTTAGGATGCAGAATATCAG TGATATCTATTTCATCGGGGGCTTTGGAACAGTTGCCTGGGTTGACGTCAAGGAATTTGAGACCCTAAGCCCGGATAAGATTGCTCTTGAGGGAGGCGAACAATATTTAAAG GAACTCAATGCCATCTTCTCAAAGCCCCTGAGAGAGCTGTTATCCACTGAAATCGAGGTGGATGATGCTGCTCTCATTTCAATTGATAGTCGTGGAACGGATGTACGAGTCCGTCAGGGTGCAcag TTCAACATACAAAGGATATCATTTGAAGAAGGGCGTGTTGTCGAAACTCTGGAAGAAGCCAAGGCTGCCCTACAACAGCTAATAAGCAATGGTCGGCCATACAACGTGCATAAGTGA